Proteins encoded within one genomic window of Variovorax sp. OAS795:
- a CDS encoding SDR family NAD(P)-dependent oxidoreductase — MTASHLTLITGASRGLGHAMAAQLLQAGHMVLGMSRRQDPQLAALAKKAGAELIQWEQDLSDPVAASARLSAWLGTLDGQRFDSVTLINNAGTVGNPAPLARAAAGELSLALRIGLEAPMLLASAFLGATREWRCVRKVLNISSGLGRNAMASQAPYCAAKAGMDHFSRAVALEEAGAPNGARIVSLAPGVIDTDMQVQLRGASADKFPDRARFERLKNDGLLDSPDTAAAKVLGYLARADFGSNPVADVRDPA; from the coding sequence ATGACCGCTTCCCATCTCACCCTCATCACCGGCGCCTCGCGCGGCCTCGGCCATGCCATGGCCGCACAGCTGCTGCAAGCGGGCCACATGGTGCTCGGCATGTCGCGCCGGCAGGATCCGCAGCTCGCGGCATTGGCGAAAAAAGCCGGCGCCGAGCTCATCCAGTGGGAACAGGACCTGTCGGACCCCGTGGCCGCATCGGCGCGCTTGTCGGCGTGGCTCGGAACGCTCGATGGCCAGCGCTTCGACAGCGTGACCCTGATCAACAACGCCGGCACCGTGGGCAATCCCGCGCCGCTCGCGCGTGCCGCCGCGGGCGAGCTGTCGCTCGCGTTGCGCATCGGCCTGGAAGCGCCGATGCTGCTCGCGTCCGCGTTCCTCGGCGCCACGCGCGAATGGCGCTGCGTGCGCAAGGTGCTGAACATTTCGTCGGGCCTCGGCCGCAACGCCATGGCGAGCCAGGCGCCCTACTGCGCGGCCAAGGCTGGCATGGACCACTTCTCGCGCGCCGTGGCGCTCGAGGAGGCCGGCGCACCGAACGGCGCGCGCATCGTCTCGCTCGCGCCCGGCGTGATCGACACCGACATGCAGGTGCAGCTGCGCGGCGCATCGGCCGACAAGTTTCCGGACCGCGCACGCTTCGAGCGGCTGAAGAACGACGGCCTGCTCGACAGCCCCGACACCGCGGCGGCCAAGGTGCTCGGCTACCTGGCGCGCGCGGACTTTGGCAGCAACCCCGTGGCCGACGTGCGCGACCCCGCCTGA
- a CDS encoding AMP-binding protein has translation MQTTAPTFPRLLLAHAQARPEAPAIREKDLGIWQTWNWSAVAQEVREVACGLASMGFKAFDNLAIVGANRPHLYMAVIAAQSLRGVPVPLYQDAVAGEMVFMLQDASIEFVIVEDQEQVDKLLECRELQKGQQASIRHIIYDDPKGLRHYDQPGLMSYERLRELGREFDKAHVGAYDRAVASGEAADVGVILYTSGTTGRPKGVCQTHASFIAAGRGGVETDKLGPGDNIMSYLPMAWVGDHLFSVAQWLVGGFTLNCPESSETVMNDMREIGPSYYFGPPRTFEGLLTAVSIRMEDAAAPKRWLYAKFMALAQRVGADILNGAPVGTGDRLMYGLGNLFVYGPLRNVLGMSRIRVAYTAGAAIGPDLFRFYRSIGVNLKQFYGQTETCAYVCLQQDGKVKLQTVGTAAPGIELKIADDGEVLVRGVSVLKEYYKRPDATAEVLDADGYFHTGDAGVLDSEGHLRIIDRAKDVGRLASGAIFAPNYIENKLKFFPQIKEAVCFGNARDEVCAAINIDFEAVGNWAERRGLAYGGYVDLAGKPEVLALIGECIAKVNADLATEDGMGETQVARFLVLHKELDPDDDELTRTRKVRRGFIAEKYAVLVSALYGGKTEQYIETQVKFEDGRTGMVSATLKIVEARTFPIVKAAA, from the coding sequence GTGCAAACCACCGCCCCCACCTTTCCCCGTCTGCTGCTCGCCCATGCGCAGGCCCGTCCCGAGGCGCCCGCCATCCGCGAGAAGGACCTCGGCATCTGGCAAACCTGGAACTGGAGCGCCGTGGCGCAGGAGGTGCGCGAGGTTGCGTGCGGCCTGGCGAGCATGGGCTTCAAGGCCTTCGACAACCTGGCCATCGTGGGCGCCAACCGCCCGCACCTGTACATGGCCGTGATCGCCGCGCAGAGCCTGCGCGGCGTGCCGGTGCCGCTCTACCAGGACGCGGTGGCCGGCGAGATGGTCTTCATGCTGCAGGACGCGAGCATCGAGTTCGTGATCGTCGAGGACCAGGAGCAGGTCGACAAGCTGCTCGAGTGCCGCGAACTCCAGAAGGGCCAGCAGGCGAGCATCCGCCACATCATCTACGACGACCCCAAGGGCCTGCGCCACTACGACCAGCCCGGCCTCATGAGCTACGAGCGGCTGCGCGAACTGGGCCGCGAATTCGACAAGGCCCACGTCGGTGCCTACGACCGCGCGGTGGCGAGCGGGGAGGCCGCCGACGTCGGCGTCATCCTCTACACCTCGGGCACCACGGGCCGCCCCAAGGGCGTGTGCCAGACGCATGCGAGCTTCATCGCCGCGGGCCGCGGCGGCGTGGAGACCGACAAGCTCGGCCCCGGCGACAACATCATGAGCTACCTGCCGATGGCCTGGGTCGGCGACCACCTGTTCTCGGTGGCGCAGTGGCTGGTGGGCGGCTTCACGCTCAACTGCCCCGAGTCGTCCGAAACGGTGATGAACGACATGCGCGAGATCGGCCCGAGCTATTACTTCGGACCGCCGCGCACCTTCGAAGGCCTGCTCACGGCCGTGTCGATCCGCATGGAAGACGCGGCCGCGCCCAAGCGCTGGCTGTATGCGAAGTTCATGGCGCTCGCGCAGCGCGTGGGCGCCGACATCCTCAATGGCGCGCCCGTGGGCACGGGCGACCGGCTGATGTACGGCCTTGGCAACCTGTTCGTCTACGGGCCGCTGCGCAACGTGCTGGGCATGAGCCGCATCCGCGTGGCCTACACGGCCGGCGCCGCCATCGGGCCCGACCTGTTCCGCTTCTACCGCTCCATCGGCGTGAACCTGAAGCAGTTCTACGGCCAGACCGAGACCTGCGCCTATGTGTGCCTGCAGCAGGACGGCAAGGTCAAGCTGCAGACGGTCGGCACCGCGGCGCCGGGCATCGAACTCAAGATCGCGGACGACGGCGAGGTGCTGGTGCGCGGCGTGTCGGTGCTCAAGGAATACTACAAGCGCCCCGACGCCACGGCCGAGGTGCTCGACGCCGACGGCTACTTCCATACCGGCGATGCGGGCGTGCTCGACAGCGAGGGCCACCTGCGCATCATCGACCGCGCCAAGGACGTGGGACGGCTCGCGAGCGGCGCGATCTTTGCGCCCAACTACATCGAGAACAAGCTCAAGTTCTTTCCGCAGATCAAGGAAGCCGTGTGCTTCGGCAACGCACGCGACGAGGTCTGCGCGGCCATCAACATCGACTTCGAGGCGGTGGGCAACTGGGCCGAGCGCCGCGGGCTGGCCTACGGCGGCTACGTCGACCTGGCCGGCAAGCCCGAGGTGCTGGCACTGATCGGCGAATGCATCGCCAAGGTGAATGCCGACCTCGCCACCGAAGACGGCATGGGCGAGACGCAGGTCGCGCGCTTCCTCGTGCTGCACAAGGAGCTCGACCCCGACGACGACGAGCTCACCCGCACGCGCAAGGTGCGGCGCGGCTTCATCGCCGAGAAATACGCGGTGCTGGTCAGCGCGCTCTACGGTGGCAAGACCGAGCAGTACATCGAGACCCAGGTCAAGTTCGAGGACGGGCGCACCGGTATGGTCAGCGCCACGCTGAAGATCGTCGAAGCCAGGACCTTCCCCATCGTGAAGGCCGCCGCATGA
- a CDS encoding Crp/Fnr family transcriptional regulator: MPHGNSQHGVLGGSIKDRVRVPNAAELDGIPWLLTLTPAERRRAEAAIVVGEAEVGDLVCRVGRSPTYWFGVVEGLLKMSNDNADGGSVTYAGIPPGGWFGEGTVMKREPYRYNIQALRRSVVAGLPIESFHWLLDHSIGFNRFVMNQLNERLGQFIAALEIDRLNNPDARVARNLVSLFNPVLYPGVGEVLRITQQELAYLVGLSRQRVNEALNGLSAQGLIRVEYGGLRVLDLPGLRATAMSNKKNTAPETETS; the protein is encoded by the coding sequence ATGCCTCACGGCAATTCACAGCACGGCGTGCTCGGCGGTTCGATCAAGGACCGCGTGCGCGTCCCCAATGCCGCCGAGCTCGACGGCATTCCCTGGCTGCTCACGCTCACGCCGGCGGAGCGCCGCCGTGCCGAGGCCGCGATCGTGGTGGGCGAGGCCGAGGTCGGCGACCTCGTCTGCCGCGTCGGCCGTTCGCCGACCTATTGGTTCGGCGTGGTCGAGGGGCTGCTCAAGATGAGCAACGACAACGCGGACGGCGGCTCCGTCACCTACGCCGGCATACCGCCCGGCGGCTGGTTCGGCGAAGGCACGGTGATGAAGCGCGAGCCCTACCGCTACAACATCCAGGCGCTGCGGCGCAGCGTGGTGGCGGGCCTGCCGATCGAGAGCTTCCACTGGCTGCTCGATCATTCGATCGGCTTCAACCGCTTCGTGATGAACCAGCTCAACGAGCGGCTCGGCCAGTTCATCGCGGCGCTGGAGATCGACCGGCTCAACAACCCCGACGCGCGCGTGGCGCGCAACCTGGTGTCGCTGTTCAACCCGGTGCTGTACCCGGGCGTGGGCGAGGTGCTGCGCATCACGCAGCAGGAGCTGGCCTACCTGGTCGGCCTCTCGCGCCAGCGCGTCAACGAGGCGCTCAACGGCCTGTCGGCGCAAGGGTTGATCCGCGTGGAGTACGGTGGGCTGCGCGTGCTCGACCTGCCGGGCCTGCGCGCGACCGCGATGTCGAACAAGAAGAACACTGCACCGGAAACGGAAACCTCATGA
- a CDS encoding ABC transporter ATP-binding protein: MSSRKVGDVILDVQNISLSFGGVKALTDISFNVREHEVRAIIGPNGAGKSSMLNCINGVYWPQQGSISFRGQTFKHMNSRQVAEMGVARTFQNLALFKGMSVLDNIMTGRNLKMKSGLFAQALRWGPAEREELQHREFVEHIIDFLEIQAHRKTPVGRLPYGLQKRVDLGRALAMEPQVLLLDEPMAGMNVEEKQDMSRFILDVNDEFGATIVLIEHDMGVVMDISDRVVVLDYGKKIGDGTPDEVRNNEDVIRAYLGVEH, translated from the coding sequence ATGAGCAGCAGAAAAGTCGGCGACGTCATCCTCGACGTGCAGAACATCTCCTTGAGCTTCGGCGGCGTGAAGGCGCTGACGGACATCAGCTTCAACGTGCGCGAGCACGAGGTGCGGGCGATCATCGGCCCCAACGGCGCGGGCAAGAGCTCGATGCTCAACTGCATCAACGGCGTGTACTGGCCGCAGCAGGGCTCCATCAGCTTCCGCGGCCAGACCTTCAAGCACATGAACTCGCGCCAGGTGGCCGAGATGGGTGTGGCGCGCACGTTCCAGAACCTGGCCCTGTTCAAGGGCATGAGCGTGCTCGACAACATCATGACGGGGCGCAACCTCAAGATGAAGAGCGGCCTGTTCGCACAGGCCTTGCGCTGGGGTCCGGCCGAACGCGAGGAGCTGCAGCACCGCGAGTTCGTCGAGCACATCATCGACTTCCTCGAGATCCAGGCGCACCGCAAGACGCCCGTGGGCCGCCTGCCCTACGGCCTGCAGAAGCGCGTCGACCTGGGCCGCGCGCTGGCAATGGAGCCGCAGGTGCTGCTGCTGGACGAACCCATGGCCGGCATGAACGTGGAAGAGAAGCAGGACATGAGCCGCTTCATCCTGGACGTGAACGACGAGTTCGGCGCCACCATCGTCCTCATCGAGCACGACATGGGCGTGGTGATGGACATCTCCGACCGCGTGGTGGTGCTGGACTACGGCAAGAAGATCGGCGACGGCACACCGGACGAAGTGCGCAACAACGAAGACGTGATCCGGGCCTACCTGGGTGTGGAGCACTGA